Proteins encoded within one genomic window of Fragaria vesca subsp. vesca linkage group LG1, FraVesHawaii_1.0, whole genome shotgun sequence:
- the LOC101311127 gene encoding serine/threonine-protein kinase SAPK2-like isoform 2, with translation MERYEIVKDIGSGNFGVAKLVKDKWSGELYAIKFIERGQKVLLTQTDLAIVMEYAAGGELFERICNAGRFSEDEARFFFQQLISGVSYCHSMQICHRDLKLENTLLDSSSAPRLKICDFGYSKSSVLHSQPKSTVGTPAYIAPEVLSKKEYDGKIADVWSCGVTLYVMLVGAYPFEDPEDPRNFRKTLQRILSVSYSIPDYVRVSRECTHLLSRIFVANPEKRITIPEIKQHPWFLKNLPSEFMDEDDMQIGEVQKNEISQSVEDIVSIIQEARKLGDGIKVGHFLGSMDLDEIDDADIDDIETSGDFVCAL, from the exons ATGGAGAGGTATGAGATAGTGAAAGATATTGGTTCTGGGAACTTTGGTGTTGCAAAATTGGTGAAGGACAAATGGAGTGGTGAGCTCTATGCCATCAAGTTCATTGAGAGAGGCCAGAAG GTCTTGTTAACACAAACCGATTTAGCGATTGTCATGGAATATGCAGCAGGAGGAGAACTTTTTGAAAGAATATGCAATGCTGGTAGATTCAGTGAAGATGAG GCCAGATTTTTCTTCCAGCAGCTGATTTCAGGAGTCAGTTACTGTCATTCAATG CAAATCTGTCACAGAGATCTTAAACTGGAGAACACACTTCTAGATTCAAGCTCAGCTCCACGTCTCAAAATATGTGATTTCGGTTATTCCAAG TCATCTGTGCTGCATTCACAACCCAAATCAACTGTAGGAACACCTGCCTATATTGCACCAGAAGTCCTGTCAAAAAAAGAGTATGATGGGAAG ATAGCAGATGTTTGGTCTTGTGGGGTTACCCTATATGTGATGCTGGTTGGTGCTTATCCTTTTGAAGATCCAGAAGATCCCAGAAATTTCAGGAAGACACTTCAG CGAATTCTCAGCGTCAGCTATTCAATTCCTGACTATGTACGCGTTTCCAGGGAATGTACACATCTTCTTTCTCGAATTTTCGTTGCTAACCCCGAAAAG AGAATTACAATCCCAGAGATAAAGCAGCACCCCTGGTTTCTGAAAAATTTACCATCGGAATTCATGGATGAAGATGACATGCAGATTGGTGAGGTTCAGAAAAATGAGATTTCACAAAGTGTTGAAGATATAGTGTCCATTATTCAAGAGGCTCGAAAACTTGGTGATGGCATCAAAGTTGGACATTTTCTTGGGAGCATGGACCTTGATGAGATAGATGATGCCGACATCGATGATATAGAAACTAGTGGTGATTTTGTATGTGCGTTGTGA
- the LOC101311127 gene encoding serine/threonine-protein kinase SAPK2-like isoform 1, whose product MERYEIVKDIGSGNFGVAKLVKDKWSGELYAIKFIERGQKIDEHVQREIMNHRSLKHPNIIRFKEVLLTQTDLAIVMEYAAGGELFERICNAGRFSEDEARFFFQQLISGVSYCHSMQICHRDLKLENTLLDSSSAPRLKICDFGYSKSSVLHSQPKSTVGTPAYIAPEVLSKKEYDGKIADVWSCGVTLYVMLVGAYPFEDPEDPRNFRKTLQRILSVSYSIPDYVRVSRECTHLLSRIFVANPEKRITIPEIKQHPWFLKNLPSEFMDEDDMQIGEVQKNEISQSVEDIVSIIQEARKLGDGIKVGHFLGSMDLDEIDDADIDDIETSGDFVCAL is encoded by the exons ATGGAGAGGTATGAGATAGTGAAAGATATTGGTTCTGGGAACTTTGGTGTTGCAAAATTGGTGAAGGACAAATGGAGTGGTGAGCTCTATGCCATCAAGTTCATTGAGAGAGGCCAGAAG ATTGATGAGCATGTACAGAGAGAGATCATGAACCACAGGTCACTGAAGCATCCAAATATCATAAGATTTAAGGAG GTCTTGTTAACACAAACCGATTTAGCGATTGTCATGGAATATGCAGCAGGAGGAGAACTTTTTGAAAGAATATGCAATGCTGGTAGATTCAGTGAAGATGAG GCCAGATTTTTCTTCCAGCAGCTGATTTCAGGAGTCAGTTACTGTCATTCAATG CAAATCTGTCACAGAGATCTTAAACTGGAGAACACACTTCTAGATTCAAGCTCAGCTCCACGTCTCAAAATATGTGATTTCGGTTATTCCAAG TCATCTGTGCTGCATTCACAACCCAAATCAACTGTAGGAACACCTGCCTATATTGCACCAGAAGTCCTGTCAAAAAAAGAGTATGATGGGAAG ATAGCAGATGTTTGGTCTTGTGGGGTTACCCTATATGTGATGCTGGTTGGTGCTTATCCTTTTGAAGATCCAGAAGATCCCAGAAATTTCAGGAAGACACTTCAG CGAATTCTCAGCGTCAGCTATTCAATTCCTGACTATGTACGCGTTTCCAGGGAATGTACACATCTTCTTTCTCGAATTTTCGTTGCTAACCCCGAAAAG AGAATTACAATCCCAGAGATAAAGCAGCACCCCTGGTTTCTGAAAAATTTACCATCGGAATTCATGGATGAAGATGACATGCAGATTGGTGAGGTTCAGAAAAATGAGATTTCACAAAGTGTTGAAGATATAGTGTCCATTATTCAAGAGGCTCGAAAACTTGGTGATGGCATCAAAGTTGGACATTTTCTTGGGAGCATGGACCTTGATGAGATAGATGATGCCGACATCGATGATATAGAAACTAGTGGTGATTTTGTATGTGCGTTGTGA